The Juglans microcarpa x Juglans regia isolate MS1-56 chromosome 8D, Jm3101_v1.0, whole genome shotgun sequence genomic sequence GCAAGTTTTCGGGTTAAACGAACAGAAAATGGTTCACAATTTAGCCcctttaataaagaaaatataagaacacTTTCACTTCTAACAACCTAACAAATTGACTTTATCTCAGGAATAATGACTATATACTATAAGCTGCAAACGCATgaccaaaaattacaaacaattCCCATCTCTTTGAAAAATTTCAATATCTCAAGCAGCCATTAGTAGCAGATACGAAAATGCACTTTATGGTTTCTCATTTGGGAAAAGAATGTCAAAAGAATATAAAACCTCAGCTGTACAGATGTAACTCCGGCAAAATTGCATAATTCCCATTGCGAAATATGCACCTCTTACTGTGATAACTCGACAAGAAATTAAGGCTCAATTGTAAGCTGCTTTTATTCAACCACCACCTGAATCACAAATAAGTCGATTGtcgaaaaaatattttccactaTATATGACATATTACTAACCTTATGATGACCTTCCAGATTGATGCTCCGCCAAGTCCGCATATCCTCGCCCTTATGAAACCCCAGGTAGCAAGGTGAGATTTTCAGGATCTGAGATCCCTATTTTTGCTTGATGAATGGATTCCCATCACGATGTTTAGCAGTTTTTGCAGATTGGAATCGCCtccttttccatttatttttcataaagcaAGCCAGAGTTATATTgctatcatcttcatcatcttctagACCGATGCTCATTGGTTCATGGAGACACGCCTTCTGCTGTTGAACAAGATCTTGCCTCCCAGGTCCACTGTCACCATCTGCAACAGTAGGCATATCCTCCGCACTAACCGACTGCAACGTGCAAGTCAACAAATTATCAGGATTTCCAGCATGAAAACATGCCTGAGATTCCAGATCTTGTACAGCAGATAGTATTTGGTTTCCATCATGAAGTTTATCAACTTCATTGGGATGTGAGTCGGCAACCTTTATTAAACTACCTGGAGAGCAAGCCTCATGAACATTTTTGGCAACTTTGAGCCTTCTCTTCGTTGGTTTATAGGAAAGAAAGGAAGCAAGTGTCATGCCGTCACTATCTCCTGTCCCTAAATTCTGCTTAGAAATGTTTCTACAAGTTGAGACTTTGGGCCCATCTTGTCGGCAAGGCAGAGATACATTGTGGCATTCCCCTGATGGTTCGTtacttcttttccttctctttagCAGGTTTAGAACCCTGTTTCCCTTATCCAGAAAGCTGCTTCCAACACCTTCACCATCATTCTTCCTGAAATCCAGACTTACCGGATGAAAACAGGAAATGTGGCTATCCTCTGTCAAATCCATGCATTGTTTCCTATCTGGTTGTAATTTAAAAGTCCCCTCCTGCCCTGCACAAACATTCCCATCCAGTGAATCAACCACTTGACCATTAGATATAGTTAACAGTGTCAAATCCACACAAGACGTATGATCAAGAGGACGTTCAGTATTGTTAGTAATTTCAGAAAACATAGACTTTCCCGAAGACCATGTTGAATTCCGGTTTTCCCCCAAATCTGTAGTGCATATGTTCCTCCCAGACTCATTCGCTGCAGAACTCTTGCCAATAGCAGCCTCTATACAAACATCATTAATAGTCCCTGATTCCAAACTTCCAGGGGGTAGGGGTAACGGCAGACTCAAGTTGTCCGCAACTGGTTCAATATATTTCTTTCTCACAAACATTGACTTTCCAGAAGACCATGTTGAATTCCAGCTTTTCCCCAAATCTGTCGAGCATATGTTCCTCCCAGACTCATTTGCTCCATAACTCTTGTCAATAGCAGCCTCTATACAACCATCATTAATTGTGCCTGATTCCAAACTTCCAGTGGGTAGGGGTAACGGCAGACCATTGTCTGCGATGGGTTCGGTACATTTCTTTCTCCTTGAACGTGATTTAGGATTCTTTTCTTTCTGTGTGGTACCAGAACAAGCATGAGGTTCACCCTTCTTGGATCTAATCCTCCTTGGAGCATTGCTGTGCATCCACATGTACAAAAAATCTCATGCATGAGTAAAGCAAAGTCAAAGTCATACAGATAGGAAAGTAAAACAACactcaaatttaaaaaggttTATGTGATCCaccaacaaaacaaagaaaaatactaaaaaggTTCAATTATTGCAAACAGAGCAAGGAACGGGACAAAATAAACTTACGATGAAGCTACAATCTTATCCTTTGATCTTGGAGTTCCCCCATGCATAGAGGAAGTATACACCCCTCTTTGATCTATACAATCATCATTAATTGTCCCTGATTCCGAAATCCCAGGGGGGACGGGTAGCGGTGGACTCAAGTTGTCTGCAACTGGTTTGGTACATTTCTTGCTCCTTGAATGTGATTTAGGATACGTTTTCTTCCGAGTAGTAGCAGAACAAGCTTGAGATTGTTGTTCACTCTTCTTGGATCTAATCCTCCTCGGAGCATTGCTGcatccaaatgaaaaaaaaaaaaaaaaactcaagcatGAGTAAAGCAAAGTCAAAGTCATCgatagcaaaaagaaaaaaaaaaaacacaaacttaAAATGGTTTAGATGATCCtgcaacaaaacaaataaaaatcctaaaaagctCAAAGGTTGCAAGCAAGGAACtggacaaaacaaaaaaaaaaacaaaaaaacttatGATGAAGCTACATTCTTGTCCTTCCTTGGAGTTTCCCTATGCATGTAGgcatatcaaatcaaaatcagCAGACTGCAtgcagtaaaagaaaattagaaaagaacTAGAAGTGCTTGAATAATCTACCCTAATCTTCCCTTCGGCATGCTGCAAGGATTTAGATATT encodes the following:
- the LOC121242789 gene encoding uncharacterized protein LOC121242789 isoform X2 translates to MLPLKKSCFPKSALSLLDAIKKNRSSQRFLRSKLIQLEARIEENKRLKERVKILKDFQASCKKRTGRALSQKKDPRVQLISVKKSWASKDPKIDDKRLSAMYHGPEENSHVSNYRMVLTNFPLTLEQKKWSKAERENLGKGIRQQFHQLMVQISVDRFSGSDASSGDTNDFDKILMSIKNLEVTPEKIREFLPKVNWEQLASMYVVGRSGAECKARWLNYEDPLINNNPWTAKEDKNLLLLVQEKGINNWFDIAVSLGTNRTPFHCLARYQRSLNASILKREWTKDEDAQLRSAVDIFGERDWQSVASTLEGRTGNQCSNRWKKSLHPTRERVGRWIADEDKRLKVAVMLFGPKNWNKIAQFVPGRTQVQCRERWVNSLDPSLNWGEWTKEEDSRLKAAIMEHGYCWSKVAACVPPRTDNQCRRRWKVLLPDEVPMLQEARRIQKAALISNFVDRESERPALYPSDFLPLPITSISEPEYLNPCSMPKGRLGNAPRRIRSKKSEQQSQACSATTRKKTYPKSHSRSKKCTKPVADNLSPPLPVPPGISESGTINDDCIDQRGVYTSSMHGGTPRSKDKIVASSNAPRRIRSKKGEPHACSGTTQKEKNPKSRSRRKKCTEPIADNGLPLPLPTGSLESGTINDGCIEAAIDKSYGANESGRNICSTDLGKSWNSTWSSGKSMFVRKKYIEPVADNLSLPLPLPPGSLESGTINDVCIEAAIGKSSAANESGRNICTTDLGENRNSTWSSGKSMFSEITNNTERPLDHTSCVDLTLLTISNGQVVDSLDGNVCAGQEGTFKLQPDRKQCMDLTEDSHISCFHPVSLDFRKNDGEGVGSSFLDKGNRVLNLLKRRKRSNEPSGECHNVSLPCRQDGPKVSTCRNISKQNLGTGDSDGMTLASFLSYKPTKRRLKVAKNVHEACSPGSLIKVADSHPNEVDKLHDGNQILSAVQDLESQACFHAGNPDNLLTCTLQSVSAEDMPTVADGDSGPGRQDLVQQQKACLHEPMSIGLEDDEDDSNITLACFMKNKWKRRRFQSAKTAKHRDGNPFIKQK